tgctgggatTGGCCCTGATTCACGTACCCAGGAAGATCCATTGCCAGCCGGCAAACCCGCATTTACCGTCTAGTTTTAGTAAACCGGCGGAGATGAGACTTGATGTCGCTGCTGCGAACATCTgtccaaagaagaagagggtggtGCGGAAGCTTGTCTCGCCTCTCTTGTACCATGTTGAAAGATAATACAATGCGCCTAATCCACCCATTAGTGCTCTATTATTCTCAGTCAAGTCTTGGGCAAACATCCGTACCAGGAATGAACCCGCCCTCCAACAATCCCAGCAACAGTCTCGTTACCAAATAAGCAGGATAGCTCTGCACGAACGCCTGAAAGGTCGCAACAAGACCCCAGGCGAACAACTGTATTGAAAGCCATATCTGCGGGCCGATCCGCTGAAGGATGATATTCGAAGGGATTTCCGTGATGACAATACCGGCCGAGAGTAATTGTGTGCCGATATTGATTTGGTTCGTTGTTATCCCCAGGTCCTCTGTGATAGTGGACGTGAGCGCGGCGCTGATGTTTCCGCGGTCGACCTGGAGGGCAAAAAAGGCGAGACCAAGAATGGGGATAAGGATAAAGTCAATTCTGTATCGATAAGATAGAAGTGTGGTGGTTAGTCATGGTCATTCAGCTACTATCTGGAAGTATATATGCGGTTGCTCACTTTCGACGAAGCGCATTCTCCTCCTTATCATCCCAATCTTTGATAATTTCTCCATCCGACGACTCCTGATCCGTGGAGATTTCGGTTATGATCTTTTTCTCCGGTGGTAGATCATGATCGAGTGATGAATGTTGATCGGGTAAAGAAATCATAGCATTAATatgggggaaaggaaagttAGGGTAATATTTCGAATTTACTACTTAGAGTAATCCCCTGAGAGCaatattcttttgtttttctctaATCTCATTCCAATAGAAATTTCCCGATCGGCAGGTACATAATATTTATAGGTTTTCCGTATTATCTTGGACAAGAACATTGTGTCTGGGCTAGATTTTATCCACGATATGCTGCGAGACTGGGGCTTGATGGCGCAATCAAGCTATCTACGCGTCAATGCCGACCAACGTCCCTCTAATTCCCCTAACGCCAGCCAAGCGAAAAAATAAGTTCAGACAGCAGAGAAAACGGATAACTTGATTCCCGAATTCATTTCATTATGGCCCCTTTCTATAATTTGATTGGATATCCTGATCAGAACAGATTAAACGAACCTGCACTGCCTTTGTGGTTCCTCCGTCGGCAGTTCAACCACATTTATGTGGATAATAGCCGCTCTACAAGAGGGGGTATATCGTGATTTTAGAAGCTCGAAGCAATGTAAAGCAGAGACCAAAGTCATACACAACATGTCAGTTAGGTAGCTATTACATATTATTAACGTACATGCAACGCGATTATCCAAAACATGACGAACAGTACACAAAAgctaaaagaaagaatgtaCATCCTAGTTCACATCAAACCTGTCAAGGTTCATGACCTTAGCCCAAGCGGCAACAAAGTCCTTTACGAATTTGCCCTTTCCGTCACTGCTGCCATACACCTCGGCGATGGCGCGCAGCTCGGCGTGAGATCCGAAGACCAGATCGGCCCTGGTGGCAGTCCATTTCTTCGAGCCGGTTCTGCGGTCGGTGCCTTCGTAAATGTCATTGCCACTGCCAGATGCCTTCCACGAGGTGTTCATGTCGAGGAGATTGACAAAGAAATCATTCGTCAGCTGGCCCGGCCGGGTAGTAAACACTCCATGGGCGGAGCCATCGTAGTTGGCATTCAGAGCCCGCAGACCACCAACAAGTACCGTCATCTCAGGCGCAGATAGAGTCAGCAACTGCGCCTTGTCAACCAGATAGTGCTCGGCTGGCACCCGAGCAGTGGATGTGCCATAGTTCCGGAAGCCGTCTGCCACAGGCTCCATCTGATTGAATGACTCGACATCCGTCTGGTCCTGCGAAGCATCCATGCGTCCCGGCGTGAAAGGCACGGTGATAATATGGCCGGCATCGCTGGCAGCTTTCTCGACAGCTGCGCAGCCAGCGAGCACAATGAGATCCGCCAAGGATACTCGCTTTCCGTCGTTCTGGGCGCTGTTGAATTTGTCTTGGATGTCTTCCAGGGCCTTCAATGCCGCCGCAAGCCATGGCTGGTTATTCACTTCCCAGTCGCGCTGAGGGGCAAGACGAATACGTGCACCGTTGGCGCCGCCGCGTTTATCACTGCCTCGAAAAGTCGATGCTGATGCCCAAGCAGTCGAGATGAACTTCGAAGGATCGACGCCGGTGGCGAGGATATCCCGCTTGAGTGCGGCGATATCGGTCTCACTAATTACCGGATGGTTGACTGCTGGGATGGGATCCTGCCAGGACAGCTCTTCAGCGGGGACCTCTGGACCGATATAGCGAGCACGCGGCCCCATGTCCCGATGTGTCAGCTTGAACCAGGCCCGCGCAAAGGCTTCTGCAAACTGATCCGGGTTTTCCAGAAAGCGGCGCGAGATCTTCTCGTAAGCAGGATCGAATCGCAGAGACAAGTCAGTAGTAAGCATCTGTGGTCGGTGCTTCTTGGATGAATCGTATGCATCCGGGATAAAGGCATCTGCGTCCTTAGCTACCCATTGGTTCGCACCCGCAGGACTCTTGGTGAGCACCCATTCGAAGCGGAACAGGTACTCGAGGAAGTTCAAATTCCATTGGGTTGGAGTCTTTGTCCAGGTTACTTCCAGACCACTGGTAATGGTATGCGCGCCTTTTCCCGAGCCATGGCTGTTTTGCCAACCCAAGCCTTGTGCCTCTAGAccagcagcctcaggctcAGAACCAACGTGGTCTGAGGAAGCCGCCCCGTGTGTCTTTCCAAAGGTATGACCACCAGCAATTAGCGCAACAGTTTCCTCATCATTCATTGCCATGCGAGCGAACGTGGTACGGATATCCCGAGCTGCAGCGACTGGGTCAGGGTTCCCATCGGGCCCTTCCGGGTTCACGTAAATCAAGCCCATATGAGCAGCTGCGAGTGGCTTTTCCAGTTCGCGAGAATGTATATCGCGATGGGATGCTTCGTCGGCAATAACAGCACCATGCTTGGAAGATCCGGCAAAACCATGGGAATAGCGCACATCATTGCCGAGCCATGTGGTCTCTCCACCCCAGTAAACAGATTCGTCCGCTTCCCAAGTATCCTTACGTCCACCGGCAAATCCGAATGTTTTGAAGCCCATAGACTCTAGTGCCACGTTGCCCGTTAAGATCATCAGGTCAGCCCAGGAGATCTTGTTACCATACTTTTGCTTGATCGGCCAAAGCAGGCGGCGAGCTTTGTCAAGACTCACGTTGTCCGGCCAGCTGTTGAGTGGCGCGAACCGCTGTTGACCTtgtccaccaccacctcgaCCATCAAAGGTGCGATAGGTACCCGCACTATGCCAGGCCATGCGAATGAAGAGGCCACCATAATGACCAAAATCCGCTGGCCACCAATCCTGCGAATCAGTCATCAGGTCTTGCAGGTCCTTCTTCAGAGCATAGTAATCCAGGCTGTTGAAAGCCGCAGCATAGTCAAAGTCTGGATCCAATGGGTTCGAAACCGTTGTGTGCTGGCGGAGGATGTTCAGCTTTAGCTGGTCTGGCCACCAGTCGCGGTTTTGGGTGCCACTGCCCGCAACGTTGGGCTTCGGCGCTTGGTTATGGAAGGGACACTTGTCTGCCATGATGGGCAAAGCTGGAAATGCAGTTGTAGTGTGTTAAGATTGGATTGTTCGTTGTATAAGAAAGATGTAAAGGATTTGATTGTGTCATGACACTTCAGCAGCTGGTAGTGAACAACCATGGTCTTTATATTGTTTCTTCAACACCCATGAGTATGGCTTCATTAGTAAGGCGCTCTAGGTATTCATCACCTAAGCGAAAAGCGGGGTCAATCAAACCGGCAGTGAATCGaattctcctttctcgctTTCAAGCCCTCCTGGTTCTCGACCGTACATGATCATGCGCCGGGGACATCCTCAAACATTCCGGCAACGTCATTAGCTGTCCCACCAGAAGGAATATTGTGTCGCCTGACAGTATGGTAGTCAGTGCTGAGGACCGCTAAACCAATGAACGAATAGTCCAAGAAATCGCTCTACCCAAGGACCAATGAGCTAAGACTTGTTGACATAACCACGATTCCGATTACTCAATAGTTGACCTGCAGATTACTGATGTGCAGCATTCCCCACCTACGATCTAGAAGGCTCAGATCAGAAAGATTTGGCATCAAGTGCCGGTTTTCGGCATGAGCCCTAACAGTGGTGGGAGGTTAAGTGAACGTTAGCAAGCATCCTGGTCTCGAACCGATTTTTAATAAGCAGGGCCTGACTTGCCTTCGAAGCGGATTTAGGTTCCAAGTTGGGGTAGGGTTTCGCCTAATCAGGAAGGTCTAACTTGATGTAGCCAAGGGCGAGCTGGTCTTGGCAGCATCCCAGATATAAAGTCTAATCGAGTAATTCTTGACCTTGCAGTGTGTCAATAGGTCTTGCTGCCGAGCTACTATCCTCGGTAGCGTGCAAGACCCTCGGTAGAATATTTGCTACTCTTAGAATAGTACTAACCACCATTGCCATCATACGTATGATTCAACCGGGGTGCCTAGACCACGCGCAATGTGAGGACAACAGCTCATACGAGGAACCTGATTTGTAAACTCCCATTGTGGACAGGTATACATGGATCCGAAGTATCTG
This window of the Aspergillus oryzae RIB40 DNA, chromosome 8 genome carries:
- a CDS encoding catalase/peroxidase (catalase (peroxidase I)), which translates into the protein MADKCPFHNQAPKPNVAGSGTQNRDWWPDQLKLNILRQHTTVSNPLDPDFDYAAAFNSLDYYALKKDLQDLMTDSQDWWPADFGHYGGLFIRMAWHSAGTYRTFDGRGGGGQGQQRFAPLNSWPDNVSLDKARRLLWPIKQKYGNKISWADLMILTGNVALESMGFKTFGFAGGRKDTWEADESVYWGGETTWLGNDVRYSHGFAGSSKHGAVIADEASHRDIHSRELEKPLAAAHMGLIYVNPEGPDGNPDPVAAARDIRTTFARMAMNDEETVALIAGGHTFGKTHGAASSDHVGSEPEAAGLEAQGLGWQNSHGSGKGAHTITSGLEVTWTKTPTQWNLNFLEYLFRFEWVLTKSPAGANQWVAKDADAFIPDAYDSSKKHRPQMLTTDLSLRFDPAYEKISRRFLENPDQFAEAFARAWFKLTHRDMGPRARYIGPEVPAEELSWQDPIPAVNHPVISETDIAALKRDILATGVDPSKFISTAWASASTFRGSDKRGGANGARIRLAPQRDWEVNNQPWLAAALKALEDIQDKFNSAQNDGKRVSLADLIVLAGCAAVEKAASDAGHIITVPFTPGRMDASQDQTDVESFNQMEPVADGFRNYGTSTARVPAEHYLVDKAQLLTLSAPEMTVLVGGLRALNANYDGSAHGVFTTRPGQLTNDFFVNLLDMNTSWKASGSGNDIYEGTDRRTGSKKWTATRADLVFGSHAELRAIAEVYGSSDGKGKFVKDFVAAWAKVMNLDRFDVN